Proteins encoded together in one Quercus lobata isolate SW786 chromosome 3, ValleyOak3.0 Primary Assembly, whole genome shotgun sequence window:
- the LOC115978714 gene encoding nuclear transport factor 2-like isoform X1: MLKLSQIIFLSKKTQPPPVLSPINPWLQGLRHHCQLQLLPEPPIAGKTQLVSSNIYDCTCPTKTHAIFVPNLPMNATVEQLEAVFNNFGPIKHNGIQVRSSKQQGTCFGFVEFESASSMQSAIELTMTEGGFLDRLVIEMITLGAVETSVVEILVEAVAMGRNEFERRGDFSKEVYKMIYKLQLKLKEVVL; encoded by the exons ATGCTCAAACTCTCCCAGATCatatttctctccaaaaaaaccCAGCCACCTCCAGTCCTCTCTCCCATCAATCCTTGGCTCCAAGGTCTGAGGCACCACTGCCAGCTCCAGCTTCTGCCGGAGCCGCCCATCGCCGGCAAAACCCAG CTGGTTTCTTCTAATATCTATGATTGTACATGTCCAACTAAGACTCATGCCATATTTGTACCAAATCTGCCTATGAATGCAACTGTCGAACAACTTGAAGCGGTTTTCAACAATTTTGGGCCTATTAAGCATAATGGTATTCAAGTTAGAAGTAGCAAG CAACAGGGGACATGTTTTGGTTTCGTGGAATTTGAATCTGCCAGTTCGATGCAAAGTGCTATTGAG CTAACAATGACAGAGGGAGGTTTCCTGGACAGGCTGGTTATCGAAATGATAACTTTAGGGGCCGTGGAAACTTCAGTGGTGGAAATTTTAGTGGAGGCTGTGGCTATGGGGAGAAATGAATTTGAGAGGCGAGGTGATTTCTCAAAAGAAGTTTACAAGATGATTTACAAGCTTCAGCTAAAGCTCAAAGAAGTGGTACTATAA
- the LOC115978714 gene encoding nuclear transport factor 2-like isoform X2: MLKLSQIIFLSKKTQPPPVLSPINPWLQGLRHHCQLQLLPEPPIAGKTQTHAIFVPNLPMNATVEQLEAVFNNFGPIKHNGIQVRSSKQQGTCFGFVEFESASSMQSAIELTMTEGGFLDRLVIEMITLGAVETSVVEILVEAVAMGRNEFERRGDFSKEVYKMIYKLQLKLKEVVL, translated from the exons ATGCTCAAACTCTCCCAGATCatatttctctccaaaaaaaccCAGCCACCTCCAGTCCTCTCTCCCATCAATCCTTGGCTCCAAGGTCTGAGGCACCACTGCCAGCTCCAGCTTCTGCCGGAGCCGCCCATCGCCGGCAAAACCCAG ACTCATGCCATATTTGTACCAAATCTGCCTATGAATGCAACTGTCGAACAACTTGAAGCGGTTTTCAACAATTTTGGGCCTATTAAGCATAATGGTATTCAAGTTAGAAGTAGCAAG CAACAGGGGACATGTTTTGGTTTCGTGGAATTTGAATCTGCCAGTTCGATGCAAAGTGCTATTGAG CTAACAATGACAGAGGGAGGTTTCCTGGACAGGCTGGTTATCGAAATGATAACTTTAGGGGCCGTGGAAACTTCAGTGGTGGAAATTTTAGTGGAGGCTGTGGCTATGGGGAGAAATGAATTTGAGAGGCGAGGTGATTTCTCAAAAGAAGTTTACAAGATGATTTACAAGCTTCAGCTAAAGCTCAAAGAAGTGGTACTATAA